Genomic DNA from Prevotella intermedia ATCC 25611 = DSM 20706:
GAGTGTTTGGTTCTAAGTATTTAATAGTTGAAGATATTACTATTCCCGACTGGACAATGTACGAAGACTCCACAATTACGGTCTTAGGTATGGAATGTAAGAAAGCTACAACAAATTTCCGTGGCCGTTATTGGGAAGTTTGGTATACAGAGGATATTCCTATTAGTCAAGGTCCTTGGAAACTATGTGGATTGCCGGGTATGATATTAAAGGCGAATTGCCCGGGCTTTATGTTGATAGAAGCAATGGGTATCAACAACAAAAACCTTGAACCCGTAACCTTTTATAATTATCTGAACTATAAATATGCCCCGATAGACCGCATAGAATATCTAAAGAAAGTGCATAAACCTGGTGTTTATCCAGGCGGTGGAAGTTGTGATACTATTGAAATAGACGATAAAAAATAATACCAATATGAAAAAACTATTTGTATTAATTGTTATAACGTTGTTTTCAGAAATATTGCAGGCACAAGTAACAGTAACGGGAGTGATAACTGATGTAAATGGAAGTCCGTTATCCGCAGCAATCATAAAAAGTATTGATGCTTCAACAAAGAAAATGCTTGC
This window encodes:
- a CDS encoding GLPGLI family protein; this translates as MILNRTDMKPRSFLLVLFFMLNAAMCLAQETHVIEPAELEIVYSVKEQPHWDTYIFRCGRNVSQYFSQPALQSDKMLANDDPALFIIANERMKALDTPEYAKKYPVSTGRHDIIYRNFEEGVLKTYSRVFGSKYLIVEDITIPDWTMYEDSTITVLGMECKKATTNFRGRYWEVWYTEDIPISQGPWKLCGLPGMILKANCPGFMLIEAMGINNKNLEPVTFYNYLNYKYAPIDRIEYLKKVHKPGVYPGGGSCDTIEIDDKK